One window of the Natronomonas marina genome contains the following:
- a CDS encoding NUDIX hydrolase — protein sequence MDDADADDGLAWETLASETDYTCPGFDVVRDDVRLPDGTETDFHYVSEPPSVVVLPFTPDGDVVVIEEWRQAVDRVNYGLPAGGLESEDADLRSAARRELAEETGYEAGAVEALATYEPTNGLFDSVFHYVVARGCEPTGQQDLDHNESIRVGTTTFPALRERAVAGELRDGRSALGILQYALSRGD from the coding sequence ATGGACGACGCGGACGCCGACGACGGCCTCGCCTGGGAGACGCTCGCCTCCGAAACCGACTACACCTGCCCCGGATTCGACGTCGTGCGCGACGACGTCCGTCTGCCGGACGGCACCGAGACCGACTTCCACTACGTCTCCGAACCGCCCTCCGTCGTCGTGCTGCCCTTCACGCCGGACGGCGACGTCGTCGTCATCGAGGAGTGGCGACAGGCCGTCGACCGGGTCAACTACGGGCTGCCGGCCGGCGGCCTCGAGAGCGAGGACGCCGACCTGCGCTCGGCGGCCCGCCGCGAGCTGGCCGAGGAGACCGGCTACGAGGCCGGCGCCGTCGAGGCCCTCGCGACCTACGAGCCCACGAACGGCCTCTTCGACTCGGTGTTCCACTACGTCGTCGCCCGCGGCTGTGAGCCGACCGGCCAGCAGGACCTCGACCACAACGAGTCCATCCGGGTCGGCACGACGACGTTCCCCGCCCTGCGGGAGCGAGCCGTGGCCGGCGAGTTGCGGGACGGCCGCTCGGCGCTCGGAATCCTCCAGTACGCGCTGTCCCGCGGCGACTAG
- a CDS encoding SDR family oxidoreductase — protein MTTVFLTGFPGFLGSALVERLLERHDAETTVTCLIQSKYREEAETRVDEIAADAEGDDEAVADRVRLVEGDITEGDLGLGDAYDELQADSLEVYHLAAIYDLTMDREPGKQVNIEGTRHVLDFAEGADVDRLHYVSTVVVSGLYEGRFTEEMLLEGQKFGNYYESTKHGAEVLVQERMDEIPTTIYRPGAAVGDSETGETQKYDGPYAFVETLLDQGDYAVVPAPRGAGDAEFNVVPRDYVVDAIGYLSGIDESEGKVYHLADPDPPSTVELIKTLGEAAGKKHTFVPPYPKGIVRGLLESLDPEHELVKSGGFEFQTWGASFDCSNALEDLEGSGIECPRFEEYAENLVEFYREHPEIDDAAMT, from the coding sequence ATGACGACGGTGTTCCTCACCGGGTTCCCCGGGTTCCTCGGTTCGGCGCTGGTCGAGCGACTCCTCGAACGGCACGACGCCGAGACGACGGTGACGTGTCTGATACAGTCGAAGTACCGCGAGGAGGCCGAGACGCGAGTCGACGAGATAGCGGCCGACGCCGAGGGCGACGACGAGGCGGTGGCCGACCGCGTCCGACTGGTCGAGGGCGACATCACCGAGGGCGACCTCGGTCTCGGCGACGCCTACGACGAGTTGCAGGCCGACAGCCTCGAGGTCTACCACCTGGCGGCCATCTACGACCTGACGATGGACCGGGAACCGGGCAAGCAGGTCAACATCGAGGGGACGCGACACGTCCTCGACTTCGCCGAGGGCGCCGACGTCGACCGCTTGCACTACGTCAGCACCGTCGTCGTCTCCGGTCTCTACGAGGGCCGGTTCACCGAGGAGATGCTGCTGGAGGGCCAGAAGTTCGGCAACTACTACGAGTCGACGAAGCACGGCGCGGAGGTACTCGTCCAGGAGCGGATGGACGAGATACCGACCACCATCTACCGGCCGGGCGCCGCCGTCGGCGACAGCGAGACCGGCGAGACACAGAAGTACGACGGTCCTTACGCCTTCGTCGAGACCCTGCTCGACCAGGGCGACTACGCCGTCGTGCCGGCGCCGCGCGGCGCGGGCGACGCGGAGTTCAACGTCGTCCCCCGCGACTACGTGGTCGACGCCATCGGCTACCTGAGCGGCATCGACGAATCCGAGGGGAAGGTGTACCACCTCGCGGACCCCGACCCGCCCTCGACGGTCGAACTCATCAAGACGCTCGGGGAGGCGGCGGGCAAGAAACACACCTTCGTCCCGCCGTACCCGAAGGGAATCGTCCGCGGGCTACTGGAGTCGCTGGACCCCGAGCACGAACTGGTCAAGAGCGGCGGCTTCGAGTTCCAGACCTGGGGGGCCAGTTTCGACTGCTCGAACGCCCTCGAGGATCTGGAGGGCTCCGGCATCGAGTGCCCGCGGTTCGAGGAGTACGCCGAGAACCTCGTCGAGTTCTACCGCGAGCACCCCGAAATCGACGACGCCGCGATGACGTGA
- a CDS encoding S9 family peptidase, translating into MSSETDALEELAALPTLAHPTVSPDGERVAYYYDVTGRNELHVLDIETGETERWSDGEVPRNARWFLRWSADGERVFFHDDEAGDEQNDVRAIDADGTVETVVESEGQNSLRDVDPGGEFVVVGSSRDGQMNCYRHAVDGESVAKLTDYDRAVWQPTLSPDGERLAYSTNETDDYDNRDVYVASVESLSTDGPAGGPDDASDARNLEIGEVGAEAVVVDWDPDGERLLVSDNTDDLSRCGVYDLTDDSVTWLGDGGAEEHPECFGADGDRVVATRTRRAATVPVVYDLATGEGRELDLPEGVADFGMAGRSVIDADRILLTHTTPTRRPDLLAYDLADDETETLVAAEYGPFSPDDFADAEYFTFDSNGIPETDAEAVAHDPYETLEIGALLYDSGERPSPLVVTPHGGPRARDSKAFDLYTQVLVQQGYAVLQVNYRGSTGRGREFVEELYDDWGGAEQGDVAVGLETVLADREWVDDDRVAVFGGSYGGYSAYWQLVQYPSLYDAGVAWIGLTDLEAMYEETMPHFRTELMEKYLGTPEENPDLYRERSPITHADNLAAPLFVLHGVNDRRVPVSQARLFRDRLTELGYEEGEGADFEYRELGEEGHASSDIDQKKRTFRLLVDFLDRRV; encoded by the coding sequence ATGTCATCCGAGACGGACGCCCTGGAGGAACTGGCCGCCCTGCCCACGCTGGCGCACCCGACCGTCTCGCCGGACGGCGAGCGGGTCGCCTACTACTACGACGTCACCGGCCGCAACGAACTCCACGTCCTCGATATCGAGACCGGGGAAACCGAGCGGTGGAGCGACGGCGAGGTGCCGCGGAACGCACGCTGGTTCCTCCGGTGGAGCGCCGACGGCGAGCGCGTCTTCTTCCACGACGACGAGGCCGGCGACGAGCAGAACGACGTCCGCGCCATCGACGCCGACGGGACCGTCGAGACGGTCGTCGAGTCCGAGGGGCAGAACAGCCTCCGCGACGTCGACCCCGGCGGCGAGTTCGTCGTCGTCGGCTCCTCCCGCGACGGCCAGATGAACTGCTACCGGCACGCCGTCGACGGCGAGTCGGTGGCAAAACTCACCGACTACGACCGCGCTGTCTGGCAACCGACGCTGTCGCCCGACGGCGAGCGACTCGCCTACAGCACGAACGAGACCGACGACTACGACAACCGGGACGTCTACGTCGCAAGCGTCGAGTCGCTTTCGACCGACGGACCCGCCGGCGGTCCCGACGACGCGTCGGACGCCCGCAACCTCGAAATCGGCGAGGTCGGCGCCGAGGCCGTCGTCGTCGACTGGGACCCCGACGGCGAGCGCCTGCTCGTCTCGGACAACACCGACGACCTGAGTCGGTGTGGCGTCTACGACCTGACGGACGACTCGGTGACGTGGCTGGGCGACGGCGGGGCCGAAGAGCACCCGGAGTGCTTCGGCGCCGACGGCGACCGCGTCGTCGCCACCCGGACCCGCCGCGCGGCGACCGTGCCGGTCGTCTACGACCTGGCAACCGGCGAAGGGCGGGAACTGGACCTGCCGGAGGGCGTCGCCGACTTCGGCATGGCCGGCCGGTCGGTCATCGACGCCGACCGCATCCTCCTGACCCACACGACGCCGACCCGTCGACCCGACCTCCTTGCCTACGACCTGGCCGACGACGAGACGGAGACACTCGTGGCGGCCGAGTACGGTCCCTTCTCGCCCGACGACTTCGCCGACGCCGAGTACTTCACGTTCGACTCGAACGGTATCCCCGAGACCGACGCCGAGGCCGTCGCCCACGACCCCTACGAGACGCTGGAGATCGGTGCGCTGCTGTACGATTCCGGCGAGCGACCGTCGCCGCTGGTCGTCACGCCCCACGGCGGGCCCCGCGCCCGCGACAGCAAGGCGTTCGACCTCTACACGCAGGTGCTCGTCCAGCAGGGGTACGCCGTGCTGCAGGTCAACTACCGCGGGTCGACCGGCCGCGGGCGCGAGTTCGTCGAGGAACTGTACGACGACTGGGGCGGCGCCGAGCAGGGCGACGTCGCCGTCGGCCTCGAGACCGTCCTCGCCGACCGCGAGTGGGTCGACGACGACCGCGTCGCCGTCTTCGGCGGGTCCTACGGCGGCTACTCGGCGTACTGGCAACTCGTCCAGTACCCGTCGCTGTACGACGCCGGCGTCGCCTGGATCGGTCTCACCGACCTCGAGGCGATGTACGAGGAGACGATGCCGCACTTCCGGACGGAGTTGATGGAGAAGTACCTCGGGACGCCCGAGGAGAACCCGGACCTGTACCGCGAGCGCTCGCCGATCACCCACGCCGACAACCTCGCGGCGCCGCTTTTCGTCCTGCACGGCGTCAACGACCGCCGGGTGCCGGTCTCGCAGGCGCGACTGTTCCGCGACCGACTGACGGAACTGGGCTACGAGGAGGGCGAAGGCGCCGACTTCGAGTACCGCGAACTCGGCGAGGAGGGCCACGCCTCCTCGGACATCGACCAGAAGAAACGGACCTTCCGCCTGCTCGTGGATTTCCTCGACCGGCGGGTCTGA